A portion of the Actomonas aquatica genome contains these proteins:
- a CDS encoding glycoside hydrolase family 2 TIM barrel-domain containing protein: MGLGIATAAAAAAATPPRWENEQIFAVNREPARATFYPFADAASARTHVSVREADQSPFVRVLDGDWTFAWVPTPAEAPADFFRPDFDDAGWGTIPVPGNWERHGFGTPIYVSAGYSFKVDPPRVMGEPKPDATTFHERNPVGSYRHSFDVPSDWAGRRVFIHFDGVQGATTLWVNGEEVGYSQGSMSPAEFEITRYVHPGANQLAVQVLRYSDGSYLEDQDTWRLSGIFRSVRLYSTAAVRIADFAVRTELDATYTDAELQIKPEINALPEADVAGWTVSGQLFDAAGQPVVHAPLASDVTTMLNRAHKAAIMNDRTPQRGPAKFAWMSATITAPAKWTEETPTLYTLVLTLHDASGATVEAVATRVGFREVEITDGLFLVNGARIKLRGVNRHETDPADGRAISYDRMIEDITLMKQANINAVRTSHYPNDPRWYELCDEMGLYVMDEADLETHGLRGELASDPRWAAAFLDRGIRLVERDKNHASVVFWSLGNESGYGPNFAAMSAWIHDFDPTRPVHYEGAQGSPRDPLTVDVISRFYPRTMAPYLNPGVPADSDEERPENARWERLINLTLTPGETRPVLTSEYAHAMGNAIGNLAEHWQEIYWHPRLLGGFIWEWVDQGLYATAPDGTRFMAYGGDFGDKPNHGAFAIKGIITAERAVYPKYWEVKKVYQTVLIEPRRMTPEADRAVQVRITNRHFHTNLSAFEVRWAVLCDSAVVQSGVLPPLDIRPWGDPEVDIPVTPIADPVPGAEYFLRVSVHTKAAAPWAPAGHEIAFEQLALEVDVPTVPARVIPAEALLFVAEQRDQLIVRDDANRFGVEFDRATGYLTGLSFGHGNVLKAKDEPMAGPQLQAWRAPLDNDRGFGKWMAREWREAGLDTMTRTLERFEVSQPQPNLVRVETVATTHAKTGSIQHRAVYWIRGDGVVDVENTFTPSGELPPLARIGVSLGITRGLETYQWSGHGPHENYNDRLTSAPIGVWQSTVTAQYTPYVRPQHTGNHEGVRWLALTNPQGHGLLVVAEDTPLSATALHFTDHDLAAQRNAYQLTPRADTVLSLDARMSGLGNGSCGPGVLSEYAVPVQPYTLHFSLRAAATSDATVLAAETRTRLAQP, from the coding sequence TTGGGGTTGGGGATTGCCACCGCCGCCGCCGCCGCCGCCGCCACGCCACCGCGCTGGGAAAACGAGCAGATTTTTGCCGTCAACCGCGAGCCGGCGCGCGCCACCTTTTATCCCTTCGCCGATGCCGCTTCCGCCCGGACGCACGTGAGTGTGCGCGAGGCAGACCAGTCGCCCTTCGTGCGGGTGTTGGATGGCGACTGGACCTTTGCCTGGGTGCCCACGCCGGCCGAAGCCCCCGCCGACTTTTTCCGCCCAGATTTTGACGACGCGGGGTGGGGCACCATTCCGGTGCCGGGCAACTGGGAACGTCATGGTTTCGGCACGCCGATCTACGTGAGCGCCGGTTATTCGTTCAAAGTCGATCCGCCGCGCGTGATGGGTGAACCCAAACCCGACGCCACCACCTTCCACGAACGCAATCCGGTCGGCTCCTACCGCCACTCCTTTGACGTGCCCAGCGACTGGGCCGGCCGCCGCGTGTTTATCCACTTCGACGGCGTGCAGGGTGCGACCACGCTCTGGGTCAATGGCGAGGAAGTCGGTTACAGCCAGGGCAGCATGTCGCCGGCGGAGTTTGAGATCACCCGCTACGTGCATCCCGGCGCCAATCAACTCGCCGTGCAGGTGCTGCGCTACAGCGACGGCAGCTACCTGGAGGATCAGGACACCTGGCGGCTGAGCGGCATCTTCCGCAGTGTGCGGCTTTATTCGACCGCCGCCGTGCGCATCGCCGATTTCGCGGTGCGCACCGAACTCGACGCGACCTACACCGACGCCGAGCTGCAGATCAAACCCGAGATCAACGCGCTGCCAGAGGCCGATGTCGCGGGCTGGACCGTGTCGGGCCAACTCTTCGATGCCGCCGGCCAACCGGTGGTCCATGCGCCGCTTGCGAGCGACGTCACGACCATGCTCAACCGCGCCCACAAGGCCGCGATCATGAACGACCGCACGCCGCAGCGCGGCCCGGCCAAGTTTGCCTGGATGAGCGCCACGATCACCGCTCCGGCAAAGTGGACCGAGGAGACGCCCACGCTCTACACGCTGGTGCTCACCCTACACGACGCCAGCGGCGCCACCGTCGAAGCCGTGGCCACCCGCGTGGGTTTTCGCGAGGTTGAGATCACCGACGGTCTCTTCCTCGTCAACGGCGCGCGCATCAAACTCCGCGGCGTCAATCGCCACGAAACCGATCCGGCCGATGGTCGCGCCATCTCCTACGATCGCATGATCGAAGACATCACGCTGATGAAGCAGGCCAACATCAACGCGGTGCGCACCTCCCATTATCCGAATGATCCGCGTTGGTATGAACTCTGTGACGAGATGGGCCTCTACGTCATGGACGAAGCCGATCTCGAGACCCACGGTCTGCGCGGCGAATTGGCCAGCGATCCACGCTGGGCGGCAGCGTTTCTTGACCGCGGCATCCGCCTCGTCGAGCGCGACAAAAACCACGCCTCCGTCGTTTTCTGGTCGCTGGGAAACGAGTCGGGTTACGGTCCCAACTTCGCCGCGATGTCGGCCTGGATCCACGACTTCGATCCAACCCGCCCGGTGCATTATGAGGGCGCCCAGGGTTCACCACGTGATCCGCTCACCGTGGATGTGATCAGCCGGTTTTATCCGCGCACGATGGCGCCCTATCTCAATCCCGGTGTGCCGGCCGACTCCGACGAGGAGCGCCCGGAAAACGCGCGTTGGGAGCGCCTCATCAACCTGACCCTCACGCCCGGCGAGACCCGCCCCGTGCTCACCAGCGAATACGCCCACGCCATGGGCAACGCCATCGGCAACCTCGCCGAGCACTGGCAGGAGATCTATTGGCATCCGCGTCTGCTGGGCGGCTTCATTTGGGAGTGGGTCGACCAAGGGCTCTACGCCACCGCGCCCGACGGCACGCGCTTCATGGCCTACGGCGGGGACTTCGGCGACAAACCCAACCACGGTGCCTTCGCCATCAAGGGCATCATCACAGCCGAGCGCGCCGTGTATCCAAAATATTGGGAGGTGAAAAAGGTCTACCAAACGGTGCTGATCGAGCCGCGCCGCATGACCCCCGAGGCCGATCGCGCCGTGCAGGTGCGCATCACCAATCGCCACTTCCACACCAATTTGAGCGCCTTCGAGGTGCGTTGGGCGGTGCTCTGCGACAGCGCGGTGGTGCAATCCGGCGTGCTGCCGCCGCTCGACATTCGGCCGTGGGGCGATCCCGAGGTCGACATTCCGGTCACGCCCATCGCCGATCCGGTGCCCGGCGCGGAGTATTTCCTGCGCGTGAGTGTGCACACCAAGGCCGCTGCGCCCTGGGCACCAGCCGGCCACGAGATCGCTTTCGAGCAGTTGGCGTTGGAGGTCGATGTGCCGACTGTGCCGGCGCGCGTGATTCCGGCCGAGGCCCTGCTCTTCGTCGCTGAGCAACGCGATCAGCTCATCGTTCGTGACGACGCCAATCGCTTCGGCGTGGAGTTCGACCGCGCGACCGGCTACCTGACCGGACTGAGCTTCGGCCACGGCAACGTGCTCAAGGCCAAGGACGAGCCAATGGCCGGTCCGCAGCTGCAGGCTTGGCGGGCTCCGCTCGATAACGACCGGGGCTTCGGCAAGTGGATGGCGCGCGAGTGGCGCGAGGCCGGCCTCGACACCATGACGCGCACCTTGGAGCGCTTCGAGGTTTCGCAGCCGCAACCCAATCTCGTTAGAGTTGAGACCGTCGCCACCACTCACGCCAAGACCGGATCGATTCAGCACCGGGCGGTGTATTGGATCCGTGGTGACGGCGTCGTTGACGTCGAGAACACCTTTACGCCGAGCGGCGAGCTGCCGCCATTGGCCCGCATCGGTGTGTCGCTGGGCATCACTCGCGGCCTCGAGACCTACCAATGGTCCGGCCATGGTCCGCATGAAAACTACAACGACCGGCTCACGAGTGCGCCGATTGGCGTCTGGCAGAGCACGGTGACCGCGCAATACACGCCCTACGTTCGGCCGCAGCACACCGGCAACCACGAAGGCGTGCGCTGGCTGGCGCTGACCAATCCACAGGGCCACGGCCTGCTTGTCGTCGCCGAAGACACGCCGCTCTCCGCCACCGCGCTGCACTTCACCGACCACGACCTCGCCGCGCAGCGCAACGCCTACCAACTCACGCCGCGCGCCGACACCGTGCTCTCGCTCGATGCGCGCATGAGCGGCCTCGGCAACGGCAGTTGCGGCCCCGGCGTGCTCAGCGAATACGCCGTGCCGGTGCAGCCCTACACCCTTCACTTCAGCCTGCGCGCCGCCGCGACGAGCGACGCGACCGTCCTCGCCGCCGAAACCCGCACCCGGCTGGCCCAACCCTAA
- a CDS encoding sodium:solute symporter, translated as MAVGWGIGRRNRSLEDYTAGGRKLPGWLTGLSILGTYVSSISFLALPGKAFASNWNSFVFSLGIPLAAWVAVRWFVPFYRQVGHVSAYEHLEQRFGPWARMYASLCYLLTQLARMGTVMYLMALPLAVLLGWDIRAIILVTGLCVTFYTLIGGLTAVIWTDAIQTVVLIAGAIVCGALMIGLVPGGWSEVSALATANDKWSLGSFGTELGAPTFWVVLVYGVVINLQNFGVDQNYVQRYVAAKNDAEARKSVWLGGLLYVPLSAVFFFLGTALFAYYAAHPEGLPEVYRDAAKSDYVFPWFIVTVLPPGLTGLLIAAVFAAAMSTVSTSLNSSATIILNDVWPRLTGRVADESLGLKRLRRATIGWGIAGTLMALAMTQVKSALDAWWILAGVFSGGTLGLFLLGLMSRLASRAAGIAGVAVGVVVILWMTLSPKWAAWPDALRSPFHSFLIIVFGTAAILVTGFLATTLSARREVKS; from the coding sequence ATGGCGGTGGGGTGGGGCATCGGCCGGCGCAACCGCTCCCTCGAAGACTACACCGCCGGTGGCCGCAAGTTGCCCGGCTGGCTCACCGGTCTGTCGATCCTCGGCACCTACGTGAGCAGCATCAGTTTCCTCGCGCTGCCGGGGAAAGCGTTTGCGAGCAACTGGAACTCCTTCGTCTTCAGCCTCGGCATTCCGTTGGCGGCGTGGGTCGCCGTGCGCTGGTTTGTGCCGTTCTACCGGCAGGTCGGCCACGTGTCGGCCTACGAGCATCTCGAACAACGCTTCGGCCCGTGGGCGCGCATGTATGCGAGTTTGTGTTACCTGCTCACGCAGCTCGCACGCATGGGCACGGTGATGTATCTCATGGCGCTGCCGCTGGCGGTGCTGCTGGGCTGGGACATCCGCGCCATCATCCTCGTGACCGGACTGTGCGTGACCTTCTACACGCTGATCGGCGGACTCACCGCGGTCATCTGGACCGACGCCATTCAGACCGTCGTGCTGATCGCCGGCGCGATCGTCTGCGGCGCGCTCATGATCGGGCTGGTGCCCGGCGGCTGGAGCGAGGTCAGTGCGCTGGCCACCGCCAATGACAAGTGGAGCCTCGGCAGTTTCGGCACCGAGCTCGGCGCTCCGACCTTCTGGGTGGTGCTCGTCTACGGTGTGGTGATCAACCTGCAAAACTTCGGCGTCGATCAGAACTACGTGCAGCGCTACGTCGCGGCCAAAAACGACGCCGAGGCGCGCAAGAGCGTATGGCTCGGCGGACTGCTCTACGTGCCGCTCTCGGCCGTGTTCTTTTTCCTCGGCACCGCGCTCTTCGCTTATTACGCGGCCCATCCGGAAGGGTTGCCCGAGGTTTACCGCGACGCGGCGAAATCCGATTACGTGTTCCCCTGGTTCATCGTCACCGTCTTGCCGCCGGGCCTCACCGGCCTGTTGATCGCCGCCGTCTTCGCGGCGGCGATGAGCACGGTTTCCACCAGCCTCAATTCGTCCGCCACGATCATCCTCAACGACGTCTGGCCGCGCCTCACCGGTCGCGTCGCCGATGAATCGCTCGGCCTGAAACGCCTGCGCCGCGCCACCATCGGCTGGGGCATCGCCGGCACGCTCATGGCGCTCGCCATGACGCAGGTGAAGAGCGCGCTCGACGCCTGGTGGATTTTGGCCGGCGTGTTCAGCGGCGGCACGCTGGGGCTCTTCCTGCTCGGACTCATGTCGCGCCTCGCCTCGCGCGCCGCCGGGATCGCCGGCGTGGCGGTGGGCGTCGTGGTGATCCTCTGGATGACGCTTTCGCCCAAGTGGGCCGCGTGGCCGGACGCCCTGCGCAGCCCGTTCCACAGTTTTCTCATCATCGTCTTCGGCACCGCCGCCATCCTCGTCACGGGTTTCCTCGCGACAACGCTCAGTGCCCGCCGGGAGGTCAAATCATGA
- a CDS encoding glycoside hydrolase family 43 protein has protein sequence MFAAPRAAAAELPETCYLFAYFYHDREGEGFRLAWSADGYDFAMLNGGQSYLQPTVGENKLMRDPSIYRDHEGIFHLVWTTGWTGQTIGYASSPDLIHWSEQQAIPVMAHEPEAQNCWAPEILWNPDREQFLLHWSTTILGRYPATAMSNRRPERNHRIYATTTKDFVTYTPTTLLYDGGYNVIDANIIPAEDGTADWLMFVKNETLSPVTQKNIRLIRGRSAEGPWDHETPALTGDYWAEGPAAIKVGDEYRVYFDKHMLNAIGMVRSTDLVHWEDVSDRIVMPADARHGCIVAVPRAVVEKLLAAGP, from the coding sequence GTGTTCGCTGCACCGCGCGCCGCCGCCGCTGAGCTGCCCGAGACCTGTTACCTCTTCGCCTACTTTTACCACGATCGGGAAGGGGAGGGCTTCCGGCTGGCTTGGAGCGCCGACGGTTACGACTTCGCCATGCTCAACGGCGGACAGTCCTACCTGCAGCCGACCGTCGGCGAGAACAAGCTGATGCGCGACCCGTCGATCTATCGCGACCACGAGGGGATCTTTCACCTTGTGTGGACGACCGGCTGGACCGGCCAGACGATCGGTTACGCCTCGTCGCCCGATCTTATTCACTGGTCGGAGCAACAAGCCATCCCGGTGATGGCGCACGAGCCGGAGGCGCAGAATTGCTGGGCGCCGGAGATCCTGTGGAATCCGGACCGCGAGCAGTTTCTGCTGCACTGGTCGACCACGATTCTCGGCCGATACCCCGCGACCGCGATGTCCAACCGTCGGCCCGAGCGCAACCATCGTATCTACGCGACCACTACAAAGGACTTCGTCACCTACACGCCGACCACGCTGCTCTACGACGGCGGCTACAACGTGATCGACGCCAACATCATCCCCGCCGAGGACGGCACGGCGGACTGGCTCATGTTCGTAAAGAACGAAACCCTCTCGCCGGTCACGCAGAAGAACATCCGGCTGATCCGCGGCCGCAGTGCCGAAGGCCCGTGGGACCATGAAACCCCGGCCCTCACCGGCGACTACTGGGCCGAAGGCCCGGCGGCGATCAAGGTCGGCGACGAATACCGGGTGTATTTCGACAAACACATGCTCAACGCCATCGGCATGGTGCGCTCGACCGATCTCGTGCACTGGGAGGATGTGAGCGACCGCATCGTGATGCCGGCCGACGCGCGCCATGGCTGCATCGTCGCGGTGCCCCGGGCCGTGGTGGAGAAGCTGCTGGCCGCCGGTCCCTGA
- a CDS encoding DUF5060 domain-containing protein — MKRLLLLLLSACLPLLAHAAPATVERWGVFELELTGPSTGNPFTEVNVAAEFTDGHTTVHVPGFYDGDGIYKVRFSPDAIGEWRYETKSNRWDLTGKRGSFTAVAPSAGNHGPVRVFNTYHFAYADGTPYKQVGTTIYNWIDAPEAVQEETLRTLAASPYNKARMLITQQPTAYQEKYAPPLWPFVGTPPHDWDLTRFNPEFFRHYEKRLEQLLELGIEADVILLNPYGKWGFNSMDADGDERYIRYVVARFGAYRHIWWSLCNEFDFLRTKTDADWDRLGQLVADCDPHQRLRSIHNGHRIFDQTKPWITHVSMQNGAAVDEPGRAEMYRSVWHKPVVYDEVKYEGDSHFRWGNLTGAEMVHRFWCGTVAGTYVGHGDYFFTVVEDTWTSFGGKLTGTSTPRLAFLRDILETSPAMGIDPIDKWQDTNTGGQPGLYYLTYFGREAPTEWTFKLYKNGVTDGQRYVVDVIDTWEMTITPEPGEFVTQKLDNYHYVDAAHRTVKLPGKPGMAIRVRRLGDDGKPTTLLVPVD; from the coding sequence ATGAAACGCCTCCTCCTCCTGCTTTTGTCCGCCTGCCTGCCCCTGCTTGCCCACGCCGCTCCGGCCACCGTGGAACGTTGGGGCGTCTTTGAACTCGAGTTGACCGGTCCCAGCACCGGCAATCCCTTCACCGAGGTGAACGTCGCCGCCGAGTTCACCGATGGTCACACCACTGTGCACGTGCCCGGTTTCTACGACGGCGACGGCATCTACAAAGTGCGCTTCAGTCCGGACGCCATCGGCGAGTGGCGTTACGAGACGAAGAGCAATCGCTGGGACCTCACCGGCAAACGCGGCTCGTTCACCGCCGTTGCACCCAGCGCGGGTAACCACGGTCCGGTGCGCGTCTTCAACACCTACCATTTCGCCTACGCCGACGGCACGCCCTACAAGCAGGTCGGCACCACGATCTACAACTGGATCGACGCGCCCGAGGCGGTGCAGGAAGAGACGCTGCGCACCCTGGCGGCATCGCCCTATAACAAGGCGCGCATGCTCATCACCCAGCAGCCGACCGCCTACCAGGAGAAGTATGCGCCGCCGCTCTGGCCCTTCGTCGGCACGCCCCCGCACGACTGGGATCTCACGCGCTTCAACCCGGAGTTTTTCCGCCACTACGAAAAGCGTCTGGAGCAGTTGCTCGAGCTCGGCATCGAGGCCGACGTGATCCTGCTCAACCCCTACGGCAAGTGGGGCTTCAACTCGATGGATGCCGACGGCGACGAGCGCTACATCCGCTACGTGGTCGCGCGCTTCGGCGCCTATCGCCACATCTGGTGGTCGCTGTGCAACGAGTTCGATTTCCTGCGCACCAAAACCGACGCCGATTGGGATCGGCTCGGGCAACTCGTGGCCGACTGCGACCCGCATCAGCGCCTGCGCTCGATCCACAACGGTCACCGCATTTTCGACCAGACAAAACCCTGGATCACGCACGTCTCGATGCAGAACGGCGCCGCCGTCGACGAACCCGGCCGGGCCGAGATGTATCGCAGCGTCTGGCACAAGCCGGTCGTGTATGATGAAGTCAAATACGAAGGCGACAGCCACTTCCGTTGGGGCAACCTCACCGGTGCCGAGATGGTGCACCGCTTCTGGTGCGGCACCGTGGCCGGCACCTACGTGGGCCATGGCGACTATTTCTTCACCGTGGTCGAGGACACCTGGACGTCGTTCGGCGGCAAACTGACCGGCACCAGCACGCCGCGCCTGGCCTTCCTGCGCGATATCCTGGAAACGAGTCCGGCGATGGGCATCGACCCGATCGACAAGTGGCAGGACACGAACACCGGCGGTCAGCCTGGCCTCTACTACCTGACCTATTTCGGCCGCGAGGCGCCGACCGAGTGGACCTTTAAACTCTACAAAAACGGCGTCACCGACGGGCAGCGTTACGTGGTTGATGTGATCGATACCTGGGAGATGACCATCACGCCCGAACCGGGGGAGTTCGTGACCCAAAAACTCGACAACTACCACTACGTCGATGCGGCCCACCGCACGGTGAAGCTGCCGGGCAAACCCGGCATGGCGATCCGCGTGCGCCGCCTCGGCGACGACGGCAAACCCACCACCTTACTCGTCCCTGTCGATTAA
- a CDS encoding DUF6298 domain-containing protein, translated as MNHFTTFLRGSGFTPDIPQPLELSGVKPDPQVGKSRRALPWVFALLATALVAKQVPPPVTMGSDGQLVYQVADNGDRVPDFSSAGYGGGGVAIPFLPSVIEVAPVDGDDGARIQAALDWLAAQPADAAGLRGAVRLTAGRYDIGGQLKLRASGIVLRGAGNGPDGTVLVATGTERRALIEIVGTLQRTALGPTRAITDDYVPVGATSFTLDAVDGLVVGQRLDVERPSPAAWIQFLGMDVAPARQPYNWKPDRFNLHWDRVITAIDGHTVTLDAPITTALEARWGGGKVQAYSEAGYISQVGVEHLRCEAEIDAANPHDEQHAWNAIDLHAVRDGWISDVVGVHFAGSIVQVGAKVERVTVQDCASLAPKSELAGYRRLAFHSRGQQTLFLRCTTEDGLFDFTVGYQTGGPNVFLECRAVQTQGWSGSIGSWSSGLLFDQVSIDGGILRLDNMETWNQGVGWAAANSVIWDSEASKIIARTPPGAHNWANGVWGQFVGDAAWSMSNEFAHPPSLYRAQLADRVGPDAINALAPRTYTEHTLAAIPSLEQVVTDLAVRLQPTPSPAGHPLSLRDGVLFLGDERLTGRWTAGAWWLGRMEPGRAKEFGPAITRFAPGRTGMGLTDELPAVADWMERQNIVAFRHHYGLWHERRRIDHQMIRRPDSDVWPPFFEQPFARSGTGRAWDGLSRYDLTRYNPWYFQRLRDFADVARERGLVLINEMYFQHNIIESGAHWVDSPWRPVNNINDTSRQFPEPPPFTGDTIKMADEFYDLSDPTYRALHRAYIRQCLDNLAGQPNVIHSLSAENTGPLHFMQFWIDVVAEWELETGQHPLIALSATKDVQDAILADPARAAVVDIIDFTYWFRTAKGDEYAPAGGISLAPRQNLRKWKGGQPNAASIAAMADEYRARFPGKAIITSLDQAADIQL; from the coding sequence GTGAATCATTTCACCACATTTCTCCGTGGGTCGGGCTTTACGCCCGACATTCCCCAGCCACTCGAATTGTCGGGCGTAAAGCCCGACCCACAGGTCGGCAAATCGCGTCGCGCCCTACCATGGGTATTTGCGTTACTCGCCACGGCGCTGGTCGCCAAACAAGTCCCGCCGCCCGTGACGATGGGATCAGACGGCCAACTCGTTTACCAAGTCGCGGACAACGGCGATCGGGTGCCCGACTTTTCCTCGGCCGGTTATGGCGGGGGTGGGGTGGCGATTCCGTTTCTGCCGTCCGTGATCGAAGTCGCGCCGGTTGACGGCGATGACGGCGCGCGGATTCAGGCAGCCCTCGATTGGCTCGCCGCGCAGCCCGCCGATGCCGCCGGTCTGCGCGGCGCGGTGCGTCTCACCGCCGGCCGCTACGACATCGGCGGTCAACTCAAACTGCGCGCCAGCGGCATCGTGCTGCGCGGCGCCGGCAACGGTCCGGACGGCACCGTGTTGGTCGCCACGGGCACCGAGCGCCGGGCGTTGATCGAGATCGTTGGCACCTTGCAACGCACCGCTCTCGGCCCGACCCGGGCCATCACCGACGACTACGTCCCGGTCGGCGCCACGTCTTTCACCCTCGATGCGGTGGACGGTCTCGTGGTCGGCCAACGCCTCGATGTCGAGCGGCCGAGCCCCGCAGCGTGGATTCAGTTTCTCGGCATGGATGTCGCCCCGGCGCGCCAGCCCTACAACTGGAAACCCGATCGCTTCAATCTGCACTGGGACCGGGTCATCACCGCGATCGATGGTCACACCGTCACCCTCGATGCCCCGATCACCACGGCGCTGGAAGCCCGCTGGGGCGGCGGCAAGGTGCAGGCGTATTCAGAAGCCGGTTACATCAGCCAGGTGGGCGTGGAGCATCTGCGCTGTGAGGCGGAAATTGACGCCGCCAATCCGCACGACGAACAACACGCCTGGAATGCCATCGATCTGCACGCCGTGCGCGACGGCTGGATCAGTGACGTGGTGGGCGTGCACTTCGCCGGCAGCATCGTGCAGGTCGGCGCCAAGGTGGAACGGGTGACCGTGCAGGACTGCGCCTCGCTCGCGCCGAAGTCCGAGTTGGCTGGCTATCGTCGCCTCGCGTTTCACTCCCGCGGTCAACAGACGCTCTTCCTGCGCTGCACGACCGAGGACGGTCTCTTTGACTTTACCGTCGGTTATCAAACCGGCGGACCCAACGTGTTTCTGGAGTGCCGGGCGGTGCAGACCCAGGGCTGGAGTGGTTCCATCGGGAGTTGGTCCTCGGGCCTGCTCTTCGACCAAGTGTCGATCGACGGCGGGATCCTGCGGCTCGACAACATGGAAACGTGGAATCAAGGCGTCGGCTGGGCCGCGGCCAATTCCGTGATCTGGGACAGCGAAGCCAGCAAGATCATCGCGCGGACCCCGCCCGGCGCGCACAACTGGGCCAACGGCGTGTGGGGCCAGTTTGTCGGCGACGCGGCGTGGAGCATGTCCAACGAGTTCGCCCATCCGCCGTCACTTTACCGCGCCCAGCTCGCCGACCGCGTCGGCCCGGATGCGATCAACGCGCTCGCCCCGCGCACCTACACCGAGCACACGCTTGCCGCGATTCCGTCGCTGGAGCAGGTCGTGACCGATCTTGCCGTGCGCCTGCAACCGACACCGTCGCCGGCCGGCCACCCGCTCTCGTTGCGCGACGGGGTGCTCTTCCTCGGCGATGAACGTTTGACCGGGCGCTGGACTGCTGGCGCCTGGTGGCTCGGTCGCATGGAGCCGGGGCGCGCCAAGGAGTTTGGCCCCGCCATCACCCGTTTCGCTCCCGGTCGCACCGGCATGGGCCTGACCGATGAACTCCCGGCGGTGGCCGACTGGATGGAACGTCAGAACATCGTCGCCTTCCGCCATCACTACGGCCTCTGGCACGAGCGCCGCCGCATCGATCATCAGATGATTCGCCGGCCCGACTCCGATGTGTGGCCGCCCTTTTTTGAACAACCCTTTGCGCGCTCCGGCACCGGCCGCGCTTGGGATGGCCTCAGCCGCTACGACCTCACGCGCTACAATCCGTGGTATTTCCAGCGCCTGCGCGACTTCGCCGATGTGGCCCGCGAGCGCGGTCTCGTGCTGATCAACGAGATGTATTTTCAGCACAACATCATCGAGTCGGGCGCCCACTGGGTCGACTCGCCCTGGCGACCGGTCAACAACATCAACGACACCAGTCGCCAGTTCCCCGAGCCGCCGCCGTTCACCGGCGACACGATCAAGATGGCCGACGAATTCTACGATCTCAGCGACCCGACTTACCGCGCGCTTCATCGCGCCTACATTCGGCAATGCTTGGACAATCTCGCCGGCCAGCCGAACGTGATCCACAGCCTCTCCGCCGAAAACACCGGACCGCTGCACTTCATGCAGTTCTGGATCGATGTCGTCGCCGAGTGGGAACTTGAGACGGGTCAACACCCGCTCATCGCGCTCAGCGCCACCAAGGATGTGCAGGATGCCATCCTCGCCGATCCGGCGCGCGCGGCCGTGGTCGACATCATCGATTTCACCTACTGGTTCCGCACCGCCAAGGGCGACGAATATGCCCCCGCCGGCGGCATCTCGCTCGCGCCGCGCCAGAACCTGCGCAAGTGGAAGGGCGGCCAACCCAACGCTGCGTCCATCGCCGCCATGGCGGACGAATACCGCGCGCGTTTCCCCGGCAAAGCCATCATCACGAGCCTCGACCAGGCCGCCGACATTCAACTCTGA